The following nucleotide sequence is from Mugil cephalus isolate CIBA_MC_2020 chromosome 18, CIBA_Mcephalus_1.1, whole genome shotgun sequence.
CCTGGTTGGGGGCCCGTTTGGTGGTGGTCAGCCGAGCCCCTGGAGGGCGATACACACCAGAAGGCTTCGCCTCAGgcacctcttcttcctctgctgcaggacaaaaggcattttttatttgttaaaacaGCTTCAGGCTGTTCACATGACACACAGAGGCTCTGTTTAAATGATAGATGTGAAAAGCTGAGTCGTTTTACTTTGACTCAAGTGGTAgaaattaattatatattatatatataggaaaaaaagtgtgtgacGAGCTACTTACCCACGGGTGCAGCAGGAGGGGGAGCAGCACCAGACTTGTTCCAGGGACCAGACACTTTGTCTCCACTAACCAGAATGATCTCACCGTCCTCACCAACCTCCTCTTTCTCAtactcttcttcctctttctcgtcactacaaacaaacagatgctgGATGAGCAGAGGTGGATGTGGATTtctaagcatttttttttttacccctctcATTTACATTCATACACTCAAAGCTAAAAATGTTTCCCGCTAAATTTAGGGTTTCTTTAGAACAATTCTGCTACTGTTAGTCTGCCCTTTTCACAGATTTAGCTAGGATTCATTCCACATCTATAACATCTACGCAACATTAAGTGTTGTTTGCATGTACTTGACTGGCAGCATACATCAGTTTGGCTTTTGAATTAAGCATTTATGGCTTAATAAGATGTTTGGAGTATGTGTGTCCAACATTTCCCCTGGGACAATCATAtcaaggctttaaaaaaaaaaaaagtcacatcaCATTATTCTCTGCACCACTGTGAGAACAGGATTTTTTTAATTCCTACATAATCAAAATGTGATCTGGTGCTATGCCAACTGCATTACTGTTACAAAATAAATCTGCCCCACAGGCCTCATCTTGAAGGCACCAGGCTGAGATCCAAATGACACCAAAAACCCATTTTCCTCTCACCTGATCTGTAAGGCTTGGAGACGGAGCCCGCTGTAGTCCACTTCTTTCTGCTCAAACTCTTTCCATTCCTCGTCCTCCTTGGCAAAGGAAAACATTACTTCATGTACATTACAGCGGGTTTACAGCAACATCCCACAGCTGTCAATGTCACCAGAGGCAGTGATGGAAACATCTGCACTCTCGCCAGTGTTGACGAGAAATCGCTTCAACAGGCcccaaaaaaatgtaaagacatCCATGTGTGCCAAAATATTTTACCCACCTAATAAATAATGGGTCACCTGATCATGTATTTATGGATTTTATCTGTTAATCGAGGAAAAACGTGACAAATGGCGGCTCGGCCTCGTTTTAAAGCCACGATGCAAAGAGGGCACTAACAGTTTCCCCCCgtagataaatagataatatTTATCTCTCAAGTCTGTATGGACTATATAAACACAATATGCAAAGGCTTTAAGAGATCGTCCATGTCAGCTGAAGTTGTAGGGTAAAGTGCACAAACGTGTCGtgtcatttttcctttttttgtagtCCGTTAAAATGTGTGCCATATGCTAACTAGCAACCCGGCGTTTTCTCCCTCCGAGTCAAAACATCCACGCGTTCATTTCCGCTCATTATTTGATAAAATGTTGTAAAGAAGTTGTCAGCAAGAGGGGTATATTTATAGGGGTACATATTAGGAGTAGGATACTAAATCTGATGCGAAGCCGGTATTTCTAAAAGACGTAACTAAGGGGGAAAAGTTAGCAGAGAGTAGCCTTGGTTACCTTATCAACCTGGGCGTCTTGATTCTCGTTTTTCGCCgacttttccttctccttcttggtTTTTTTCACCACAGCCGACGTGGGCCCAGCCGTGGACTCCTTGCCCtttcccttctctttcttcttctttttatcccGCTTGGCAAAGAAATCGTCCAGGCTCTTCTCCGGTTGTGCATCCGCCATTTTCAAAGAGCGACGTTAACTCGCGTCAGTTGGCTAGCCGAGCAATGACAAGCGTGAAGAGTCCGCGCTCAGGGAGTAAGGACAGCTGGAGAAACGAGCGGATAAGACCGAGTAGTTTCAGATTCTGACAGGTTAGCTCCTGTTACACGTTGATTAAAGATGTCCACCCTGGTTCCCCGTCTGAGTGGTTAGCTACCCTGTCAGCCATGCACCATGCACGGGGCTATTTGACAAATCCGTACCGTCACCCGGAAGCATTTCGGCTCCAAACCGGATATGACGTGAGAAAGAAAACTCACGATTTAGAATTATAACATATAAAGACTAAAGACtggactgtataaaagataaacaataaaataaaattaagaagaATAAACGCCGAGCAATTGCAATACAGGAGCCGTTACATTGCCTCCCTAGAATAAATACAAGTGTTGGCATGTATAGGCTTCGATTTAGATTTACACTGagatttagacagactttaataatCCACGAAATTACTTTGCCACAGTAGCCTTGTtatacataaaagtaaacactcttaaaacgATTATCTACTAAAATAAATAGCGTAACCaagaaaatttacagaattagcattatgaacaaatgtacaaatgtagTTGGCGAAACCAGTGcgcaaggtgatgtggttgtttggccagttgcatagcaacagtggcacgGATCGTGTCATTACACGGTGTTTCTTTGTCTGCAGAGCAAAAAGTATTAAACCAAACAACCGCTTCACCTTGGACACTGGTTTGCCAACaccttttgtacattttttcataATACCAGTTCTGTAATGTTTTGattgcactgtttattttattttactacataaTACTTCTTTTGCACATATtacaaatgttcattgtggagcctCACAGTAGCAGGAGGGAAAGACCTTCTGAAttgaattcattttattctaatcAATGCTACATGAAATAATTTCAAatagtttaaagaaaaaactattattattatatttttattataaaactTTTTCCAAGGGGCCGATAGTATAATACCCATGCAGTTGCACAAATCAATTCAAACGTACATAAAGTACAGTAAAGACATATTTGGTGTGAGTTTTATGAATGCTCAGGagcaaaacaacattaattaacatttggAAACTGtcaatttattcaaataattgattaaataaaaatgatcattgtTTAAACACAGTAAAACTTATGGTGATGAATGTGACTTCtgattatatttttctttttaatttttgtaaatcaacaatagaatagaatagaatagaatagaatagaatagaatagaatagaatagaatagaatagaatagaattataactcaataaaataaagttcaACTCTGAATTTAGACTTCATGACTGGTGGATTTTGGGAACATGAgttctctgttttcatttgtcatttctgtctcaTCATTGTTTTCTAGTATCACGTGGCTTCGATGTCCTGAACACAAAATCTGTTGTCTGACTTATATTACATGCATAttgcatatttgcatatttgtttttattttgcacttaaTATcaagctttttgtgtttgtgtttttgtgttgcttcaggatttacttttcaaataattctgccatttataaaataatggCAATGTCTGGTCTATATTTTAAGACCAAATACTTGCTGGAATTTTACAAGTTAGTATTTGAGTTGTTACACCTGGAACTCtcataaatgtgtttaaaaattaTTCCAGCAGCTCATACATTAATGCGGGAGAATGAAACCtcagtacatttttaatatactcatttatttctttatgcccacctttttttctttgactgaaCTTGCTAAAgccatttgttcatttttaagaCTGTGagtaaagacattaaaaagtAGTTCAACTTTCACCGGATTTAAAACAGCCTCACAAATCTGTAAATAACACTCTCACCTAACTAAGCCTCGCCTCAGCAGCGCAGAGAGCTTGTAAACAGATTACTGAACTGACGTCAGATTCCCACAGCCAAAGGTCACTTGACCAGAGGCAGCACCGGTGCACAAAGAGAAAATTCCAGCTCATTGTATCAATGGATGTGCTGTGGTCAGCTGGGCTGACGTCTGGCTCGcacaaactgtaaaactgtgGAAAAATACGAGTGAAATATCTGAAGTTATTAAGAGAATAAATCAGGCGAACGGAGTGATCCatgttttttcttagttttattgCTCAGCAGtaaaaagtacagtgtataactacagtacaaaaaatacataatgtTTAAACACTGCTCCACCGTGCCACTGAACGTTTTGTAAAATATCCACTTTTTGAGCGTGCAAAACAACAAGCCCAGCTGTGAGCATCTGATGCAGGAAATATCAATATGTTCAGCTGTGTTATTCAGCGTCACCTTTTGACTCGGCGATTTCAGAACAACATCTCACAATGCAGGAAATCTTTAGCGACGATAGAGGCAGGTAGCATTGATTACTGAATAGAACCGCAGCGATGCAAAGTAAAAACGAGTGACAGAAGGACCACAGGAtcaagaataaaacaaaatattcaaacgcacttaaaaaaaaaaaaatttaaaccgCCTCTGTATGTGCTCACAGTAAATATTCAGCTTACAAACACAATGTTTATGAGAACACTTACAGGAGCAAGAGACAGACGGACGCACAcgacaacagacacacagaaacagagaaaactgtGACGCAAAGTCTGGTTCGACTTAAAGTAACTGTGATGCTTGGGTAACTCCTCATCTGTTCACTCACATACttcagtgcaaacacacacacacacacacatatagtaaTGATAAAGAGCCAACATAAGGAATTAAGACATCTATGTGGTCCCTCTTCAGAGAagctggtgacacatgaggggGAAAGCCATTTTAAGTCCATCTGATTGACGGACGAGCCGTCAGTCAAATCTTATTGGATGTTTGGACTCCAGGTCGCCTCAAAAATCTGCTCAGATTGACCTGTAAAATCTGGGCCTGTATTTATCAAGCTGCCAAAGGATTAAATCCTTCACTTCCTCTGCGCTCATTATCAAATCCAGttatatcaaatatttattgacCTATAAAtgccccatagattttctaagTGGATAAAGAGCACATG
It contains:
- the cdv3 gene encoding protein CDV3 homolog isoform X2, which produces MADAQPEKSLDDFFAKRDKKKKKEKGKGKESTAGPTSAVVKKTKKEKEKSAKNENQDAQVDKDEEWKEFEQKEVDYSGLRLQALQISDEKEEEEYEKEEVGEDGEIILVSGDKVSGPWNKSGAAPPPAAPVAEEEEVPEAKPSGVYRPPGARLTTTKRAPNQGPPEIYSDTQFPSLLATAKHVETRKDREMEKTFEVVKHRNRGREETGGASMQHLQLDNQYAILGDK
- the cdv3 gene encoding protein CDV3 homolog isoform X1, which produces MADAQPEKSLDDFFAKRDKKKKKEKGKGKESTAGPTSAVVKKTKKEKEKSAKNENQDAQVDKEDEEWKEFEQKEVDYSGLRLQALQISDEKEEEEYEKEEVGEDGEIILVSGDKVSGPWNKSGAAPPPAAPVAEEEEVPEAKPSGVYRPPGARLTTTKRAPNQGPPEIYSDTQFPSLLATAKHVETRKDREMEKTFEVVKHRNRGREETGGASMQHLQLDNQYAILGDK